The following is a genomic window from Phalacrocorax carbo chromosome 19, bPhaCar2.1, whole genome shotgun sequence.
ctCGGCGTGCTCATAGGCGGGGATGGCCGTCGGCGAGATCGGGGAGGCTGTGGCCACCGCTCCAGCCTCTGCGCAGGTGCCACcggggtccccaggcatggggccgctgctgggccctccctggctgagcccctccGCATCCAGGGAGCAACCAAGGAGCCTTAGGGCCTCTTCAAGAAGCTCCTTGTCAGAGACGccaaggccagcagctgggtccCCAAGACCTTGGTTGTGGGTGGCAGtcgaggggctggtggggacgtTGGTGCCTGGTGGCATGTTGCATGCCGAGGGTGCAGCCGTGCCTTCAGCGTGCTGGAGGCCAGAGCTGGACGGCGGCTGcaccggggaggctggggccaccgctctcctctgctcttggtAGGGGGCGTGGTGTTGGGGTTGGCCGTGgggggtgcgtggggctgcccaggccaggcaggtcgcgcagcccccggggccccaGAGGCCAGCACCCGGCAGAGAAGCGGCACCGTGGGCGAGCGTGGCGGTGGCCCGTGGAAGCAGGCTGGTGGTTGTGCGCTGCATGTGGAACGCCCGCGGGTCGAAGAAGCAGCCCCGTggaggcctctgcagccctgtgggggtgaGTGGGAGCCGTGTTGGTCCACGGGGACCCTGCAGGGGCacctgctgagccagccccCATTGCCTGTagcccccgtctctgcaccaggtaCGTTAGGAGCTTGTGGCCGGGGCGCTCCCCGCCTCCGGGGTGATCTGCTGTGCCGGCAAGGTGGGCTTggaaactggggaggaggttCAGTTTGAGAGGGTGAAATGGGAGGGATGTCCCCAAGCCTTTGGGGAATTCTCTGGAAATTGGATGTGGTGGGCTCCCGTCAGCCAGGGGAGGGCAGCGATGCTCACTCAGGCTTGCTGAAGGCCTGTGCCATAtctgccggggggctggggatggtggtgggggggctgAAGGTGCCCGTGGGTCGGGGATGCTGAAGGTGTTGGGGTGGccgagcagagaggggtgccgtacctgctggtggtgcctgtggGGCGTGGGTTGCCACCGCCggtgggggtgcccaggctgcggggaagggctgctcctgcgcgggcagtgggcacaggttggctgagcctgaaagagagacaggagcGATGGCCGGTGGTGAGCTCCGCTCTTGCCCCCAGGAGTggtccccgggctgcagggctgggctcgttGCCTacctggtggggagaaggtttcGGGGAGTACAAAAGTGTGGAggagccggggtgccggggcggcacGGGAGCCGCGCGGTGGGAGCCCCAGTGGTGGCCGCGCCATGGTTCGTTGTGGTTGTTGGCCTCTAAGGAGACTCTGGGGTCTCCCGGGACAGAACGTGTCGGCTGTCCGTGTTCCGCCATGCCCCtagagcctccccagctcctcctggggagggaaagggttaaggggggctggggtgcccccgATGTGTTGCGGGTTCATCAGCTGTCAGCGGCGGTGGGTACAAGTGGCTGTTTCTGGAAGCCTTTGGTCCCTTTGCGGAGCTGGGCTCTCCTTGGGATTCGCGGTCCCCGGTGGAACGAGTCCCACgcctggagtgctgggatggcgggtaggggctcttcaggaggggtgggcagggcaggcgaggtggCGGTGCCGACGTGGatggtggaaagggaggggttTGATGGTGCAGCCCTTGCAGTCAGCGGTGCTGTGgtcgggaggctgcgggggaggACCAGGACCAGGCGGgtggcagccaaggcagctgttggagtggctgtgtgctgcCGATGGCCCAGCCGGCATGCCGGCAGCGGGGAGTTAGCCTATAGGTGATTAGGAGGAATCTGtggcctgggagccaggcttccacttgccaggcatcagccgggaatgccatcctgctgtgaggagcaggcctGGAAAAATCCTGGACTTTGCTGGGGAGAAGTCGTTTTCACACAGCCTCAGGGATCCCCCCGGGAAAGAGGCCCTCCTCGACTTGCTGGTTGTGAatggaggagggctgctgggagaagggatggtCTTGGCCGCAGTGATGGTGAAGCAGTTGAGTTGCAAACGGTCCGtgtaatgagaaagaaggagagcagagttgCTCCCCTGGCTTTTGAGAGAGCAAACGTCAAGCTCACCTCGCAACCACAGTCATGATCCAACTGGTTTCTTTGGAGCGGTGGTACAGTCACCTCTTGCTCCCAAGAGTTTAAAGGGGGCAAAGCGTCGGTGAGTTTAATACCCAGCGTGGATCATCATTCTTCAAGTGTCTTTCAGCTGTTGTCGTTCGCAATCAGTCAACAGTCGACCTACCACGAACTATCAACCCTGCAGCAATCTTCAACATTCGAACGGTGACTAACAGTAGCAACGAGCAAACATACGAACATCATCCTGGGGTTGTGTTGGGACATCCATCTCCCATAGGGATAGGGTTTGAAGGGGGAATGTCAAGTGCGTGGGTGCAGACTGGGGGCGTGGCCATTTCACACATGGCATTTAGGGCAGCGTTAGCCTCAGGGACAGCTTTTAAGGGAGCGACCCCTTCACAGCGGACACGGATTTCCGTAGCGTGCTCTTAATACAGCTGATAATAATACAAACTACCACAATTACGATGATGACCGTTagcaaagactgagggaggCTACTTAGCCTCCCCAACAGGGAAATCCCAAAcgcactgaaaactttccccAGGCACTTAGTCCCTAGCGCAGTGGGCATTTCTCTGGTGTCTTTGGCCATTCTCTTCACCTCGTTCATCTGTTCTCGTAGTGGCACTGAAACGTGTGCCATGTGGACGCAACTGTCACCTCCCGATAGCTTCAGCTTCCCGCATACGCCTTTCTCCCTCGGCAGGAGGAAGTCTAACACAGCTCAGATTTGAGCAGTCGTCTTGCTGGTTTCTTGCAGTCGATGCTTTAAGAGGCCTAGGCTATCATGTGCAGAGTTTGTTAGTGCCTCTAGCTGCAGGCTTGGGTCTAGGAGAGAGTGTTTCGGACTGGAGGGATCCCGATTCCAAAGATTGCGCGCGGTGGcggtgcagctggtgcaggggacaggagtGTTGGGGCGAGGACGATGCTCGGGGCGGGCGAGCGTGCGAGATGAGACGGTGAGCGGCAGCATCCCCaggagctgcgccgtgccatgCTGATGGCACCGGGACTGCGCCCGTGCAGGCCCCAACGGGACTCCTAACGCCCCAGCGGCATCACTGGGACTGCCCGAAGGAAGGGGCTTATCCCCTACGactgccggtgccgggggctgctctGACGGGACCTCAGCCCGCACCTTCTGCAAGACCCACCCGCAAAGCTGAGGCGGCTCCCCAGAGTCGCCGTTGGCTGCACTGGGCCCACGTTGCAGCAATAAAGAGGGACGAAGCTTCGGGGCACTTTCTGGCCAATGCCATGTCTTGTCATTATTCTTACTagttccccctctcccaaccccgcctccttcctggtgttGCAGCTGCCCACGGCGGAGCccgagaaggggaggagggtccctgcctggcctgcagctccctccctcgccATTCTTGGTGTCGTTTGGGGACCTTTTGGTGCGGCAGTGAGGCAAAGGTGTGCTTCGGGGCTGCGCACAGTGGGCCCCGAGGAAGGGCGCGATTGTCTTGCGGGCCTTTGAGGGCCTTTGCAgcgagccctgtccctgctggaggggacgCCGGTCGTGCTCAAGACGAAGGCCTTGCAGGccctgttgggggggggtgtgccctccccggcccccgagctctgCCCTTGTCGCAGAGGCTCTGGGTGTCCGCAAGGAGCCGAGGGGGAGCCCTcgccctccccctcttctttatctagtgaggctcagggaagctgtagcCCTCCATGTGGTACGGAACCCTTGTCCcaggggctctgtgctgctttccgtGTGGGGCCGTGTCTGTGAGTCCTGCAGGGCCCCGACTGTCGTGGCTCCCCCACCAAAGGGCCGCcccccctggggaaggggacaggggagtcccccaccaccattgcctgctctgctggcggTGACTCGTCCCTGGGGGAGGCTCGGTGCCCTTTGGGGCTTGCTGGCTGTGATGTGGGGCTCAGCGGGGCTTTTGCACCCCTTGGGTGCCATTTCCCCATggcccctgtgctccctccccctcccacgcaggcacagagccgttctggagaaacaacttttaatggaaaaaaacacaaggcaacaggtaaaatcaaagctaccctaccccacccaccctccaacagcctccccgccctccgcccctaaacaccacccccactcccccgccCTCCACCTCAGCCCCACGCTGCATCTAATCCCCGCCATGCCACCCCCTCTAATCCCGCCCTGCCACCcgcgtgctgcctgccagagccctgcgctTGCTGGCGGCCTTTGGCAAGGGGCTCTTCCCCCGCTTCTTGCCCCgtgcccctgccatggcaggctggggccctggcagctccctccccgcatccccccacggctcctgcagctccagcccgaTGCTCTGGACAAACTCTTCCAGGCTCAGGGTGGCGTCGGCGGTCTCGGGGACGCTGtagtcagggctgagcagctcctcggGCAGAGCGAGTGAGGCGAGGTCGCAGGGGGGGATGCCTGCGCTGGTGGCACCAGGGTCCCCAGgcgtggggccgctgctgggcccTCCCTGGCTGATCCCCGACTCGTCCATGGAGCAGCCAAAGAACCTGAGGGCCTCGTGGAGAGGCACCTCATCGGGCAGCGCAAGGTCAGCGGCCGGGTCTCCCAGAGGCTggttgtggggagcagcagaggggctggtgtggACGTGGGTGCCCAGGGGGATGTTGGTGCCCGGGTGTGCCCCCGCGGGGGTGCCGCTGACAGCGATGTtggtgtgtgctggctgcccctCGGCGTGCTCATAGGCGGGGATGGCCGTCGGCGAGATCGGGGAGGCTGTGGCCACCGCTCCAGCCTCTGCGCAGGTGCCACcggggtccccaggcatggggccgctgctgggccctccctggctgagcccctccGCATCCAGGGAGCAACCAAGGAGCCTTAGGGCCTCTTCAAGAAGCTCCTTGTCAGAGACGccaaggccagcagctgggtccCCAAGACCTTGGTTGTGGGTGGCAGtcgaggggctggtggggacgtTGGTGCCTGGTGGCATGTTGCATGCCGAGGGTGCAGCCGTGCCTTCAGCGTGCTGGAGGCCAGAGCTGGACGGCGGCTGcaccggggaggctggggccaccgctctcctctgctcttggtAGGGGGCGTGGTGTTGGGGTTGGCCGTGgggggtgcgtggggctgcccaggccaggcaggtcgcgcagcccccggggccccaGAGGCCAGCACCCGGCAGAGAAGCGGCACCGTGGGCGAGCGTGGCGGTGGCCCGTGGAAGCAGGCTGGTGGTTGTGCGCTGCATGTGGAACGCCCGCGGGTCGAAGAAGCAGCCCCGTggaggcctctgcagccctgtgggggtgaGTGGGAGCCGTGTTGGTCCACGGGGACCCTGCAGGGGCacctgctgagccagccccCATTGCCTGTagcccccgtctctgcaccaggtaCGTTAGGAGCTTGTGGCCGGGGCGCTCCCCGCCTCCGGGGTGATCTGCTGTGCCGGCAAGGTGGGCTTggaaactggggaggaggttCAGTTTGAGAGGGTGAAATGGGAGGGATGTCCCCAAGCCTTTGGGGAATTCTCTGGAAATTGGATGCGGTGGGCTCCCGTCAGCCAGGGGAGGGCAGCGATGCTCACTCAGGCTTGCTGAAGGCCTGTGCCATAtctgccggggggctggggatggtggtgggggggctgAAGGTGCCCGTGGGTCGGGGATGCTGAAGGTGTTGGGGTGGccgagcagagaggggtgccgtacctgctggtggtgcctgtggGGCGTGGGTTGCCACCGCCggtgggggtgcccaggctgcggggaagggctgctcctgcgcgggcagtgggcacaggttggctgagcctgaaagagagacaggagcGATGGCCGGTGGTGAGCTCCGCTCTTGCCCCCAGGAGTggtccccgggctgcagggctgggctcgttGCCTacctggtggggagaaggtttcGGGGAGTACAAAAGTGTGGAggagccggggtgccggggcggcacGGGAGCCGCGCGGCACGGGAGCCCCAGTGGTGGCCGCGCCATGGTTCGTTGTGGTTGTTGGCCTCTAAGGAGACTCTGGGGTCTCCCGGGACAGAACGTGTCGGCTGTCCGTGTTCCGCCATGCCCCtagagcctccccagctcctcctggggagggaaagggttaaggggggctggggtgcccccgATGTGTTGCGGGTTCATCAGCTGTCAGCGGCGGTGGGTACAAGTGGCTGTTTCTGGAAGCCTTTGGTCCCTTTGCGGAGCTGGGCTCTCCTTGGGATTCGCGGTCCCCGGTGGAACGAGTCCCACgcctggagtgctgggatggcgggtaggggctcttcaggaggggtgggcagggcaggcgaggtggCGGTGCCGACGTGGatggtggaaagggaggggttTGATGGTGCAGCCCTTGCAGTCAGCGGTGCTGTGgtcgggaggctgcgggggaggACCAGGCGGgtggcagccaaggcagctgttggagtggctgtgtgctgcCGATGGCCCAGCCGGCATGCCGGCAGCGGGGAGTTAGCCTATAGGTGATTAGGAGGAATCTGTGGCCTGGGAGCCAGCCTTCCACTTGCCAGGCATCAGCCGGGAATGCCatcctgctgtgaggagcaggcctGGAAAAATCCTGGACTTTGCTGGGGAGAAGTCGTTTTCACACAGCCTCAGGGATCCCCCCGGGAAAGAGGCCCTCCTCGACTTGCTGGTTGTGAatggaggagggctgctgggagaagggatggaCTTGGCCGCAGTGATGGTGAAGCGGTTGAGTTGAAAACGGTCCGtgtaatgagaaagaaggagagcagagttgCTCCCCTGGCTTTTGAGAGAGCAAACGTCAAGCTCACCTCGCAACCACAGTCATGATCCAGCTGGTTTCTTTGGAGCGGTGGTACAGTCACCTCTTGCTCCCAAGAGTTTAAAGGGGGCAAAGCGTCGGTGAGTTTAATACCCAGCGTGGATCATCATTCTTCAAGTGTCTTTCAGCTGTTATCGTTCGCAATCAGTCAACAGTCGACCTACCACGAACTATCAACCCTGCAGCAATCTTCAACATTCGAACGGTGACTAACAGTAGCAACGAGCAAACATACGAACATCATCCTGGGGTTGTGTTGGGACATCCATCTCCCATAGGGATAGGGTTTGAAGGGGGAATGTCAAGTGCGTGGGTGCAGACTGGGGGTGTGGCCATTTCACACATGGCATTTAGGGCAGCGTTAGCCTCAGGGACAGCTTTTAAGGGAGCGACCCCTTCACAGCGGACACGGATTTCCGTAGCGTGCTCTTAATACAGCTGATAATAATACAAACTACCACAATTACGATGATGACCGTTagcaaagactgagggaggCTACTTAGCCTCCCCAACAGGGAAATCCCAAAcgcactgaaaactttccccAGGCACTTAGTCCCTAGCGCAGTGGGCATTTCTCTGGTGTCTTTGGCCATTCTCTTCACCTCGTTCATCTGTTCTCGTAGTGGCACTGAAACGTGTGCCATGTGGACGCAACTGTCACCTCCCGATAGCTTCAGCTTCCCGCATACGCCTTTCTCCCTCGGCAGGAGGAAGTCTAACACAGCTCAGATTTGAGCAGTCGTCTTGCTGGTTTCTTGCAGTCGATGCTTTAAGAGGCCTAGGCTATCATGTGCAGAGTTTGTTAGTGCCTCTAGCTGCAGGCTTGGGTCTAGGAGAGAGTGTTTCGGACTGGAGGGATCCCGATTCCAAAGATTGCGCGCGGTGGcggtgcagctggtgcaggggacaggagcGTTGGGGCGAGGACGATGCTCGGGGCGGGCGAGCGTGCGAGATGAGACGGTGAGCGGCAGCATCCccgggagctgcgccgtgccatgCTGATGGCACCGGGACTGCGCCCGTGCAGGCCCCAACGGGACTCCTAACGCCCCAGCGGCATCACTGGGACTGCCCGAAGGAAGGGGCTTATCCCCTACGactgccggtgccgggggctgctctGACGGGACCTCAGCCCGCACCTTCTGCAAGACCCACCCGCAAAGCTGAGGCGGCTCCCCAGAGTCGCCGTTGGCTGCACTGGGCCCACGTTGCAGCAATAAAGAGGGACGAAGCTTCGGGGCACTTTCTGGCCAATGCCATGTCTTGTCATTATTCTTACtggttccccctctcccaaccccgcctccttcctggtgttGCAGCTGCCCACGGCGGAGCccgagaaggggaggagggtccctgcctggcctgcagctccctccctcgccATTCTTGGTGTCGTTTGGGGACCTTTTGGTGCGGCAGTGAGGCAAAGGTGTGCTTCGGGGCTGCGCACAGTGGGCCCCGAGGAAGGGCGCGATTGTCTTGCGGGCCTTTGAGGGCCTTTGCAgcgagccctgtccctgctggaggggacgCCGGTCGTGCTCAAGACGAAGGCCTTGCAGgccctgttggggggggggggtgtgccctccccggcccccgagctctgCCCTTGTCGCAGAGGCTCTGGGTGTCCGCCAGGAGCCGAGGGGGAGCCCTcgccctccccctcttctttatctagtgaggctcagggaagctgtagcCCTCCATGTGGTACGGAACCCTTGTCCcaggggctctgtgctgctttccgtGTGGGGCCGTGTCTGTGAGTCCTGCAGGGCCCCGACTGTCGTGGCTCCCCCACCAAAGGGCCGCcccccctggggaaggggacaggggagtcccccaccaccattgcctgctctgctggcggTGACTCGTCCCTGGGGGAGGCTCGGTGCCCTTTGGGGCTTGCTGGCTGTGATGTGGGGCTCAGCGGGGCTTTTGCACCCCTTGGGTGCCATTTCCCCATggcccctgtgctccctccccctcccacgcaggcacagagccgttctggagaaacaacttttaatggaaaaaaacacaaggcaacaggTGAAATCAAAGCTACCctaccccacccaccctccaacagcctccccgccctccgcccctaaacaccacccccactcccccgccCTCCACCTCAGCCCCACGCTGCATCTAATCCCCGCCATGCCACCCCCTCTAATCCCGCCCTGCCACCcgcgtgctgcctgccagagccctgcgctTGCTGGCGGCCTTTGGCAAGGGGCTCTTCCCCCGCTTCTTGCCCCgtgcccctgccatggcaggctggggccctggcagctccctccccgcatccccccacggctcctgcagctccagcccgaTGCTCTGGACAAACTCTTCCAGGCTCAGGGTGGCGTCGGCGGTCTCGGGGACGCTGtagtcagggctgagcagctcctcggGCAGAGCGAGTGAGGCGAGGTCGCAGGGGGGGATGCCTGCGCTGGTGGCACCAGGGTCCCCAGgcgtggggccgctgctgggaccCTCCTGGCTGATCCCCGACTCGTCCACGGAGCAGCCAAAGAACCTGAGGGCCTCGTGGAGAGGCACCTCATCGGGCAGCGCAAGGTCAGCGGCCGGGTCTCCCAGCGGCTggttgtggggagcagcagaggggctggtgtggACGTGGGTGCCCAGGGGGATGTTGGTGCCTGGGTGTGCCCCCGCGGGGGTGCCGCTGACAGCGATGTtggtgtgtgctggctgcccctCGGCGTGCTCATAGGCGGGGATGGCCGTCGGCGAGATCGGGGAGGCTGTGGCCACCGCTCCAGCCTCTGCGCAGGTGCCACcggggtccccaggcatggggccgctgctgggccctccctggctgagcccctccGCATCCAGGGAGCAACCAAGGAGCCTTAGGGCCTCTTCAAGAAGCTCCTTGTCAGAGACTccaaggccagcagctgggtccccaagaccttggttgtgggtggcagcagaggggctggtggggacgtTGGTGCCTGGTGGCATGTTGCATGCCGAGGGTGCAGCCGTGCCTTCAGCGTGCTGGAGGCCAGAGCTGGACGGCGGCTGcaccggggaggctggggccaccgctctcctctgctcttggtAGGGGGCGTGGTGTTGGGGTTGGCCGTGgggggtgcgtggggctgcccaggccaggcaggtcgcgcagcccccggggccccaGAGGCCAGCACCCGGCAGAGAAGCGGCACCGTGGGCGAGCGTGGCGGTGGCCCGTGGAAGCAGGCTGGTGGTTGTGCGCTGCATGTGGAACGCCCGCGGGTCGAAGAAGCAGCCCCGTggaggcctctgcagccctgtgggggtgaGTGGGAGCCGTGTTGGTCCACGGGGACCCTGCAGGGGCacctgctgagccagccccCATTGCCTGTagcccccgtctctgcaccaggtaCGTTAGGAGCTTGTGGCCGGGGCGCTCCCCGCCTCCGGGGTGATCTGCTGTGCCGGCAAGGTGGGCTTggaaactggggaggaggttCAGTTTGAGAGGGTGAAATGGGAGGGATGTCCCCAAGCCTTTGGGGAATTCTCTGGAAATTGGATGCGGTGGGCTCCCGTCAGCCAGGGGAGGGCAGCGATGCTCACTCAGGCTTGCTGAAGGCCTGTGCCATAtctgccggggggctggggatggtggtgggggggctgAAGGTGCCCGTGGGTCGGGGATGCTGAAGGTGTTGGGGTGGccgagcagagaggggtgctgtacctgctggtggtgcctgtggGGCGTGGGTTGCCACCGCCggtgggggtgcccaggctgcggggaagggctgctcctgcgcgggcagtgggcacaggttggctgagcctgaaagagagacaggagcGATGGCCGGTGGTGAGCTCCGCTCTTGCCCCCAGGAGTggtccccgggctgcagggctgggctcgttGCCTacctggtggggagaaggtttcGGGGAGTACAAAAGTGTGGAggagccggggtgccggggcggcacGGGAGCCGCGCGGTGGGA
Proteins encoded in this region:
- the LOC135316498 gene encoding proline-rich protein 22-like, with product MARPPLGLPPRGSRAAPAPRLLHTFVLPETFSPPGSANLCPLPAQEQPFPAAWAPPPAVATHAPQAPPAGLQRPPRGCFFDPRAFHMQRTTTSLLPRATATLAHGAASLPGAGLWGPGGCATCLAWAAPRTPHGQPQHHAPYQEQRRAVAPASPVQPPSSSGLQHAEGTAAPSACNMPPGTNVPTSPSAATHNQGLGDPAAGLGVSDKELLEEALRLLGCSLDAEGLSQGGPSSGPMPGDPGGTCAEAGAVATASPISPTAIPAYEHAEGQPAHTNIAVSGTPAGAHPGTNIPLGTHVHTSPSAAPHNQPLGDPAADLALPDEVPLHEALRFFGCSVDESGISQEGPSSGPTPGDPGATSAGIPPCDLASLALPEELLSPDYSVPETADATLSLEEFVQSIGLELQEPWGDAGRELPGPQPAMAGARGKKRGKSPLPKAASKRRALAGSTRVAGRD
- the LOC135316497 gene encoding proline-rich protein 22-like is translated as MARPPLGLPPRGSRAAPAPRLLHTFVLPETFSPPGSANLCPLPAQEQPFPAAWAPPPAVATHAPQAPPAGLQRPPRGCFFDPRAFHMQRTTTSLLPRATATLAHGAASLPGAGLWGPGGCATCLAWAAPRTPHGQPQHHAPYQEQRRAVAPASPVQPPSSSGLQHAEGTAAPSACNMPPGTNVPTSPSTATHNQGLGDPAAGLGVSDKELLEEALRLLGCSLDAEGLSQGGPSSGPMPGDPGGTCAEAGAVATASPISPTAIPAYEHAEGQPAHTNIAVSGTPAGAHPGTNIPLGTHVHTSPSAAPHNQPLGDPAADLALPDEVPLHEALRFFGCSVDESGISQGGPSSGPTPGDPGATSAGIPPCDLASLALPEELLSPDYSVPETADATLSLEEFVQSIGLELQEPWGDAGRELPGPQPAMAGARGKKRGKSPLPKAASKRRALAGSTWVAGRD